The following are encoded in a window of Methanothrix sp. genomic DNA:
- a CDS encoding (5-formylfuran-3-yl)methyl phosphate synthase has translation MRLLVSPINLEEAMAALEGGADIIDVKNPREGSLGANFPWAIRSVVELVAGRAPVSATIGDLPFKPGTASLAALGAAVSGADYIKAGLLGVREPEEAIELLRPIVRSVRDFDSRRKIVAAAYSDFRRAGSLPPLALPEVAAECGADVVMVDTAVKDGRSTLEFMTVDELKRFVESAHDLGLEAALAGSLGMKELGAIRSISPDILGVRGAVCGGDRNSRIRAELVVALKSSIERI, from the coding sequence ATGAGGCTGTTGGTAAGTCCAATCAATCTGGAAGAGGCGATGGCTGCCCTGGAAGGCGGCGCAGACATAATCGATGTCAAGAATCCAAGGGAGGGCTCACTCGGGGCGAACTTTCCTTGGGCGATCAGGTCTGTGGTGGAGCTGGTCGCAGGGAGGGCGCCTGTCAGCGCCACAATAGGGGATCTCCCGTTCAAGCCGGGAACCGCGAGCCTAGCCGCTCTGGGCGCGGCAGTATCAGGCGCCGATTACATCAAGGCAGGCCTGCTGGGCGTGAGGGAGCCTGAGGAGGCGATCGAGCTTCTGAGGCCGATCGTGAGGTCCGTAAGGGATTTCGATTCGCGAAGGAAGATCGTCGCAGCAGCGTACTCAGATTTCAGGAGGGCGGGCTCGCTGCCTCCGCTGGCTCTTCCGGAGGTGGCTGCTGAATGCGGAGCTGATGTTGTCATGGTTGATACCGCCGTAAAGGATGGGAGATCCACGCTGGAGTTCATGACTGTGGATGAGCTGAAGCGGTTTGTCGAATCAGCCCACGATCTGGGGCTCGAGGCTGCTCTGGCCGGAAGCCTCGGGATGAAAGAGCTCGGGGCGATCAGATCCATATCCCCTGACATACTCGGGGTGAGGGGGGCTGTCTGCGGCGGCGACAGGAACAGCAGGATACGCGCGGAGCTCGTGGTAGCGCTGAAGAGTTCTATAGAGCGCATCTGA
- a CDS encoding radical SAM protein, giving the protein MQLTESPLLKLTVDLDDGIRLNATGALAPVAKPVVKKINRIFENEKPISSGDRLIFSTWIPPVPSRAFDRMISAQLIHLMHRRVPDQLSISVFRGCPNSCIHCSAPSRSGDVLEGDVVKRVISESLDLGTYLVTFDGGEPMLRQDLPELVAGVDDRAIATCFTSGYALSEGLAMELKRSGLYAVRVSIDSPVEEQHDRFRGRKGAFRDAISGVQNALSAGLLVDLFMVVSPYNIDQLEDAYSLACDLGANELSLYEIVAVGRWRDHADEVLSSSDIDRLAEFHMRKNMSPEGPRVTALPYLLSPEMFGCFAGRRWMHVDPSGDVMPCAYMPISFGNVIDSSLKKIWSRMSRYSWFRHRCSCQMKDGTFRSFHFEKEDLK; this is encoded by the coding sequence ATGCAGCTTACCGAATCCCCTCTTCTGAAATTAACCGTAGATCTGGATGATGGCATCAGGCTCAATGCGACTGGTGCTCTCGCCCCAGTTGCGAAGCCGGTCGTTAAAAAGATCAACAGGATATTCGAGAACGAGAAGCCGATCAGCTCCGGTGACAGGCTGATCTTCTCCACATGGATCCCGCCAGTGCCCAGCAGAGCATTCGACAGGATGATATCCGCTCAGCTGATACATCTCATGCACAGAAGGGTCCCGGATCAGCTCTCAATCTCGGTCTTCCGTGGCTGCCCTAACAGCTGCATCCACTGCTCAGCCCCCTCGCGAAGCGGGGATGTTCTGGAGGGGGATGTTGTTAAAAGGGTCATCTCCGAGTCCCTGGATCTCGGAACGTATCTCGTCACCTTCGACGGCGGAGAGCCGATGCTGAGGCAGGATCTGCCGGAGCTGGTCGCAGGCGTCGACGACAGGGCGATTGCAACCTGCTTCACCAGCGGATATGCTCTGAGTGAGGGTCTTGCGATGGAGCTCAAGAGAAGCGGCCTTTACGCTGTCAGGGTGAGCATAGACAGCCCCGTGGAGGAGCAGCACGATCGTTTCCGGGGAAGAAAAGGGGCGTTCAGAGATGCCATCTCCGGAGTCCAGAACGCTCTGAGCGCCGGACTTCTGGTGGATCTCTTCATGGTGGTCTCACCATACAATATAGACCAGCTCGAGGACGCATACTCCCTGGCATGTGATCTCGGAGCAAACGAACTCTCGCTGTACGAGATAGTGGCAGTGGGGCGGTGGAGGGATCACGCTGACGAGGTCCTCTCCTCCAGCGATATCGACCGTCTGGCCGAGTTTCACATGAGGAAGAACATGAGTCCAGAGGGGCCGAGGGTGACAGCCCTGCCGTACCTTTTATCCCCGGAGATGTTCGGATGCTTCGCGGGAAGGCGATGGATGCATGTTGATCCATCCGGCGATGTCATGCCATGCGCATACATGCCGATCAGCTTCGGCAATGTCATAGATAGCTCTCTTAAGAAGATCTGGAGTAGGATGAGCAGATACAGCTGGTTCAGACATCGCTGCTCATGCCAGATGAAGGATGGTACTTTCAGAAGTTTTCACTTTGAAAAGGAGGATCTGAAATGA
- a CDS encoding polyprenyl synthetase family protein, which translates to MFANWEEHGLIEDGLRSLVHESRGLHVGEVIEYVLMSPGKRVRPLILLFSSEAFGCDPRDALDAALAVELAHAASLIHDDILDCGVERRGAPSALRKFGMEASLLCGDYLISMSIGLISSYGEPAIRLFSKACMDMAEGEIIDLSRIASPHEYYQCITKKTASLFAASARLGCMIAGADREDQILYERYGLELGLAYQIVDDLEELIGIDQGKRSTKKSMTLPRIHGLRSGPEETLRMCVDAVREHTGNARASLRSAGGDPEMKERLLTILESMTESMVKRCSLPNPLF; encoded by the coding sequence ATGTTTGCGAACTGGGAAGAGCACGGGCTCATCGAGGACGGCCTGAGGTCGCTGGTGCATGAGTCCCGCGGGCTGCACGTTGGCGAGGTGATCGAGTACGTGCTCATGTCTCCTGGCAAGAGGGTTCGCCCCCTGATACTTCTTTTCTCATCAGAGGCATTCGGATGCGATCCACGAGATGCGCTCGATGCTGCGCTGGCGGTGGAGCTCGCACACGCGGCATCCCTGATACATGACGACATCCTCGACTGCGGGGTGGAGAGGCGTGGAGCCCCAAGCGCGCTCAGGAAATTCGGCATGGAGGCCTCGCTGCTCTGTGGTGACTATCTGATATCGATGTCGATAGGACTGATCTCCTCGTACGGCGAGCCCGCAATCAGGCTCTTCTCAAAGGCGTGCATGGATATGGCAGAGGGAGAGATCATAGATCTATCGAGGATAGCATCTCCGCATGAGTACTACCAGTGCATAACAAAGAAAACAGCATCCCTTTTCGCGGCATCTGCCAGGCTCGGTTGCATGATTGCAGGCGCGGATCGTGAGGACCAGATCCTGTACGAGAGGTACGGCCTCGAGCTCGGGCTTGCCTACCAGATAGTGGATGATCTCGAGGAACTCATCGGTATCGATCAGGGAAAGAGGTCCACGAAGAAGTCGATGACCCTGCCCAGGATCCACGGCCTGCGCTCCGGACCAGAGGAGACCCTGAGGATGTGTGTTGATGCGGTGAGAGAGCATACAGGCAATGCCAGAGCATCACTGCGCAGCGCAGGTGGCGATCCGGAGATGAAGGAGCGGCTTCTCACGATACTGGAGAGCATGACAGAGAGCATGGTGAAGAGATGCAGCTTACCGAATCCCCTCTTCTGA
- a CDS encoding tryptophan-rich sensory protein yields the protein MRDRIVLLVLCITICQLAGVVGSYFTDISVTTWYPTLVKPSYTPPGWFIGVVWVVLYTLMGISLFLILDSKPAAERLKGALIPFCLQLLLNIMWSGAFFGLRSPLYALVVIAALWLSIIVTMRAFFEISRKAGVLLVPYILWVSFAAFLNYTIWRLN from the coding sequence ATGAGAGATAGAATCGTCTTGCTCGTTCTGTGCATAACAATCTGCCAGCTAGCGGGTGTCGTCGGATCGTACTTCACGGATATATCAGTCACCACATGGTATCCGACACTTGTCAAGCCGTCCTACACCCCGCCCGGATGGTTCATAGGCGTGGTCTGGGTGGTGCTCTACACGCTTATGGGCATATCGCTGTTCCTGATACTGGACTCGAAGCCAGCAGCAGAAAGACTGAAAGGCGCCCTTATACCCTTCTGCCTTCAGCTTCTTCTGAACATCATGTGGTCCGGAGCATTCTTCGGCCTGCGGTCACCATTATATGCGCTTGTGGTCATAGCTGCACTCTGGCTATCGATAATAGTAACGATGAGAGCATTCTTCGAGATATCACGAAAGGCTGGCGTTCTTCTTGTACCCTATATCCTGTGGGTGAGCTTTGCAGCATTCCTCAACTACACAATCTGGAGGTTGAACTGA
- the mptA gene encoding GTP cyclohydrolase MptA — translation MERLPDVQACHPAYPITLTRVGVTGVKKLVKVERSGERPIVLISNFEVFVDLPSSRKGANLSRNTEAIDEVLEEEISRPVYEIEELCGKIALRLLERHEYATRAEVKMKSEYIVKRQTPATKVNCQEVVDIFAEARATTSPNPHIKKLVGAEVIGTTACPCAQEIVREQMRRDLLNLGLNVDAIEGFLERVPVATHNQRGRGSISIEVSDRKCVSIDRIIRIIEESMSSKVYGLLKRPDEALVVSRAHMNPMFVEDCVREMAQRVVATFVELPDDAVVTLKQINEESIHRHNAFAERVAKMGELRAELAAMQEIQTGGGISDTA, via the coding sequence TTGGAGAGATTGCCGGATGTCCAGGCCTGTCACCCCGCGTACCCGATCACCCTCACAAGGGTTGGGGTGACTGGAGTGAAGAAGCTCGTGAAGGTCGAAAGGAGCGGCGAGAGGCCGATTGTTCTCATATCGAACTTCGAGGTATTTGTGGATCTGCCATCAAGCAGGAAGGGTGCGAACCTATCGAGGAACACCGAGGCCATCGACGAGGTTCTCGAGGAGGAGATCTCGAGGCCGGTTTATGAGATAGAGGAGCTCTGCGGCAAGATCGCTCTCCGTCTCCTCGAGCGGCATGAGTATGCGACGAGGGCTGAGGTGAAGATGAAGAGCGAGTACATAGTGAAGAGACAGACCCCTGCCACGAAGGTGAACTGCCAGGAGGTGGTTGACATCTTCGCGGAGGCGAGGGCCACGACCAGCCCCAATCCACACATCAAAAAGCTCGTCGGCGCTGAGGTCATCGGAACAACAGCATGCCCCTGCGCCCAGGAGATAGTGAGGGAGCAGATGCGCCGGGATCTCCTCAACCTGGGGCTGAATGTGGATGCGATCGAGGGCTTTCTTGAGAGGGTGCCGGTGGCCACGCATAACCAGCGGGGCCGCGGGAGCATATCGATAGAGGTCAGCGACAGAAAATGTGTCTCCATAGATCGCATAATAAGAATCATAGAGGAGTCGATGTCCTCGAAGGTCTACGGCCTGCTGAAGCGCCCTGATGAGGCTCTTGTCGTATCAAGAGCGCACATGAACCCGATGTTTGTGGAGGACTGCGTCAGGGAGATGGCACAGAGGGTCGTCGCAACCTTCGTAGAACTTCCAGATGATGCGGTCGTCACGCTGAAGCAGATAAACGAGGAGAGCATACACAGGCACAATGCATTCGCAGAGAGAGTGGCGAAGATGGGAGAGCTGAGGGCGGAGCTCGCTGCGATGCAGGAAATCCAGACCGGCGGTGGCATCTCGGATACAGCATAA
- a CDS encoding histone deacetylase family protein, translating into MIVVYSRGFEERYPTNPVENPDRVRLAAQELSGYEFFEPAPASREEIAAVHTAGHIERVAMRGLYEAAALAAGGAVATARISLREPAFGLIRPPGHHASSDHSWGMCFFNNMAIAVRAIRQHVHKVLILDIDLHFGDGTVSVFRWDPDVSVVNIGAMDVNFDYLKLDSIGYIEQVENALESHEYDIICVSAGFDTYRLDWGGMLDMDDYRKIGSLIRDASEERCDGRRFALLEGGYHQDLRYCIRSFVSGFD; encoded by the coding sequence ATGATCGTTGTATACAGCAGGGGCTTTGAGGAACGGTACCCCACAAATCCGGTTGAGAATCCTGACAGGGTCAGGCTCGCAGCTCAGGAACTCTCAGGGTACGAGTTTTTCGAGCCAGCTCCGGCGAGCCGCGAGGAGATCGCTGCGGTACATACCGCGGGGCATATCGAGCGAGTCGCGATGAGAGGCCTCTACGAGGCCGCGGCTCTTGCAGCAGGTGGTGCTGTTGCAACCGCGAGGATTTCCCTGAGAGAGCCGGCCTTCGGGCTGATCCGCCCGCCAGGGCATCATGCATCCTCTGACCATTCATGGGGCATGTGCTTCTTCAACAACATGGCCATAGCTGTGAGGGCCATCAGGCAGCATGTCCATAAGGTTCTGATACTGGACATCGACCTGCATTTCGGCGACGGCACTGTGAGCGTATTTCGATGGGATCCGGATGTGAGCGTCGTCAACATCGGCGCCATGGACGTTAACTTCGATTACCTGAAGCTCGATAGCATCGGATACATCGAGCAGGTGGAGAATGCGCTCGAATCCCATGAGTACGACATCATATGCGTATCAGCTGGATTCGACACGTACCGCCTTGACTGGGGCGGCATGCTCGATATGGATGACTACAGGAAGATCGGTTCCCTCATAAGAGACGCATCTGAGGAGAGGTGCGATGGGCGCAGGTTCGCTCTCCTCGAGGGAGGTTACCATCAGGATCTGAGATACTGCATCAGGAGCTTCGTTTCTGGATTTGATTGA
- a CDS encoding thioredoxin family protein, which produces MLKPYSLMAVLLMLSLSAMGAEHSVGTGKDDWWISYPDDNTNAGGSVNHPAWVLNALKEGPVLIFVHLNCDYCAPQKEAVDKVMQDYSGDVTLFDLAGDSDVRAADAIVYDPDGGKALVPLTVVVTLVNDDGDVRVGWHSSEDITGEDWIRSYLDDAIALYDENRDGWAGA; this is translated from the coding sequence ATGTTGAAGCCATACAGCTTGATGGCGGTTCTGCTGATGCTCTCGCTCTCAGCGATGGGGGCAGAGCATTCTGTCGGCACTGGAAAGGACGACTGGTGGATATCGTATCCTGATGATAATACAAATGCAGGCGGCTCCGTGAATCATCCAGCGTGGGTTCTGAATGCGCTGAAAGAGGGGCCGGTTCTGATCTTCGTCCATCTGAACTGTGATTACTGTGCACCACAGAAGGAGGCGGTTGATAAGGTGATGCAGGATTACTCCGGAGATGTGACGCTCTTTGATCTGGCCGGAGATTCTGATGTGCGGGCTGCTGATGCCATTGTCTACGATCCGGATGGCGGAAAGGCCCTTGTGCCGCTCACAGTGGTGGTCACCCTCGTGAATGATGATGGCGATGTGAGGGTTGGATGGCACAGCTCTGAGGATATCACCGGGGAGGACTGGATCAGATCTTACCTGGACGACGCTATCGCTCTGTACGATGAGAACAGAGACGGCTGGGCTGGAGCTTGA
- a CDS encoding cytochrome c biogenesis CcdA family protein encodes MAVLLICSPSVAWAASGSTEGPSILYITNIESPICRECEEVLSAQTAEIARLAAEHPDADIKTINIRKNPYSANGSSLALSWWGVNVTWPWTEDFQPYPAAGRYRDYWSSGTGFSNPTIIILNSDGDVVRVYRVYQIGRGLIDGIQSSEKLYADLMNADENSPGWLSASSAGTSALGMFALGIMTSLSPCSVALLAALFSYIVSRRRRDEGADDYREGLAIGLSFTIGMAAVFFVIGLFVSQLGIFMRSSRFFDLAAGMLLIILGVNSITPLGEFVGSIFRFRRSGKSYLERVINVSLKIFERSSTLGAFFLGAFFSLGWAPCAISLVFPVIIWLVSQDVSPLGGGVMLFVFGLGHGVPVIPMAALSRSAAARIADRYISAGSYITKIFGILVVLLGVLFAARYFGYALW; translated from the coding sequence TTGGCGGTCCTGCTGATCTGCTCTCCATCTGTTGCGTGGGCTGCATCGGGGAGCACAGAGGGGCCATCTATTCTCTACATCACAAACATAGAGAGCCCGATATGCAGGGAGTGCGAGGAGGTCCTCTCCGCACAGACCGCTGAGATCGCAAGGCTCGCGGCAGAGCACCCTGATGCTGATATCAAAACGATAAACATACGGAAGAATCCATACTCAGCGAACGGCAGCTCTCTCGCCCTCTCATGGTGGGGGGTGAATGTGACATGGCCCTGGACAGAGGACTTCCAGCCGTATCCTGCCGCGGGACGGTACAGGGACTACTGGTCCTCTGGCACGGGCTTCTCGAACCCGACGATAATAATATTGAATTCCGATGGTGATGTGGTCAGGGTCTATCGCGTGTACCAGATAGGGAGGGGGCTGATCGACGGCATCCAGAGCTCCGAGAAGCTCTACGCTGATCTGATGAACGCTGATGAAAACAGCCCGGGCTGGCTTTCTGCCTCAAGCGCGGGGACCTCTGCCCTCGGCATGTTCGCGCTCGGGATAATGACATCGCTCTCTCCATGCTCTGTGGCTCTTCTTGCAGCTCTCTTCTCCTACATAGTATCGAGAAGGAGGCGTGATGAGGGTGCAGATGATTACAGAGAGGGCCTCGCAATAGGGCTGTCGTTCACAATCGGCATGGCAGCGGTGTTTTTTGTGATCGGTCTCTTCGTATCCCAGCTCGGCATCTTCATGCGCAGCTCCAGGTTCTTCGATCTCGCTGCTGGCATGCTGCTGATCATTCTTGGGGTGAACAGCATCACCCCTCTGGGCGAGTTTGTGGGCTCGATCTTCAGATTCAGGAGATCTGGAAAGAGCTACCTCGAGCGCGTGATCAACGTGTCCTTAAAGATATTCGAGCGGTCTTCGACCCTTGGCGCGTTCTTCCTCGGAGCATTCTTCTCTCTTGGCTGGGCTCCATGCGCGATATCGCTTGTGTTTCCAGTGATAATCTGGCTCGTCTCACAGGACGTCTCGCCACTGGGTGGGGGTGTAATGCTCTTTGTATTCGGACTCGGACACGGGGTGCCTGTGATACCGATGGCAGCGCTCTCGCGGTCTGCTGCGGCCAGGATAGCAGACAGATACATATCAGCAGGCAGCTACATCACAAAGATCTTCGGGATTCTTGTTGTGCTCCTCGGAGTGCTGTTCGCAGCAAGATACTTCGGCTATGCGCTGTGGTGA
- the rsmA gene encoding 16S rRNA (adenine(1518)-N(6)/adenine(1519)-N(6))-dimethyltransferase RsmA, producing the protein MKAGQHFLVDRGIAERIAGYAEISPSDRVLEIGPGRGSLTEFLAARAGRVYAIEADPDLARYVEERFPNVEVIQGDALRVDLPEYNKVVSNLPYQISTKITLRLLRSPFDLMVLMYQREFVDRMLASPGSRDYGRLSVNVSYYANVEILETVPRSAFRPMPHVSSSVVRLRPRADREPVDESMFSSISRDLFTKRRKKVKNALASIGIAEDVMLDLDPAILDARPEDLGVDEFIRIARAVSEHQSRSSLR; encoded by the coding sequence ATGAAGGCAGGACAGCATTTTCTGGTGGACAGAGGGATCGCGGAGAGGATAGCCGGTTACGCTGAGATCTCACCATCCGACAGGGTGCTGGAGATAGGCCCCGGCAGGGGAAGCCTGACAGAGTTCCTGGCCGCCAGGGCGGGCAGGGTTTACGCAATAGAGGCTGATCCTGATCTTGCCCGCTATGTGGAGGAGAGGTTCCCAAACGTTGAGGTGATCCAGGGCGATGCGCTCCGCGTGGATCTGCCTGAGTACAACAAGGTCGTATCGAACCTTCCTTATCAGATCTCGACAAAGATAACGCTGAGGCTGCTCAGAAGCCCCTTCGATCTCATGGTGCTGATGTACCAGAGGGAGTTTGTGGACAGGATGCTCGCCTCTCCCGGCTCCAGGGACTACGGCAGGCTGAGCGTGAATGTCTCATACTACGCTAATGTCGAGATCCTTGAGACCGTGCCCAGATCAGCATTCCGGCCCATGCCGCATGTCAGCTCATCTGTTGTGAGGCTCCGGCCGCGGGCCGACAGGGAGCCGGTTGACGAATCCATGTTCTCCTCGATAAGCAGGGATCTCTTCACCAAGAGAAGAAAGAAGGTCAAGAACGCGCTGGCGTCAATAGGTATCGCAGAGGATGTGATGCTTGATCTCGATCCCGCGATCCTCGATGCGAGACCTGAGGATCTGGGTGTCGATGAGTTCATCCGGATCGCCAGGGCGGTCTCGGAGCATCAGTCGAGAAGCTCGCTGCGGTAA
- a CDS encoding DUF655 domain-containing protein, with protein sequence MPDVRPPKRETVARILDYLPYGHVSEAITSYQKRPLVQAVGEGNFVLMEMTPKEGVVPTVGQRVNLTARDVIERVNRRISYSDLTNSAKLELGYEIQKIVLDNEERFIRYFNEAGPITTRMHGLELLPGIGKKLMWAILNERKKGPFRSFKDLSERVKGLHNPEKLIAKRIEEELMDDRIKYRVFTAEPKEQKPVEARRRP encoded by the coding sequence TTGCCCGATGTCAGGCCTCCAAAGAGGGAAACAGTAGCCCGGATACTCGACTACCTCCCCTACGGGCACGTATCGGAGGCCATAACAAGCTACCAGAAGCGTCCGCTTGTTCAGGCAGTGGGCGAGGGAAATTTCGTTCTGATGGAGATGACCCCAAAGGAGGGGGTCGTCCCGACGGTCGGGCAGCGCGTGAACCTGACAGCACGCGACGTCATCGAGCGTGTGAACAGGAGGATCAGCTACAGCGATCTCACAAACAGCGCCAAGCTCGAGCTGGGGTATGAGATACAGAAGATAGTGCTAGATAACGAGGAGAGGTTCATCAGGTACTTCAACGAGGCTGGACCGATCACAACAAGAATGCACGGTCTCGAGCTGCTCCCGGGCATAGGGAAGAAGCTGATGTGGGCAATACTAAACGAGCGTAAGAAAGGCCCTTTCAGGAGCTTCAAGGACCTTTCTGAGAGGGTGAAGGGTCTGCACAACCCTGAGAAGCTCATCGCGAAGCGCATTGAGGAGGAGCTCATGGACGACCGGATCAAGTACAGGGTGTTCACAGCTGAGCCGAAGGAACAAAAGCCTGTCGAGGCCCGCAGAAGGCCGTGA
- a CDS encoding RNA polymerase Rpb4 family protein, which produces MIVKNVLKEELLTIAEVNALLNEIRERRAGEPEELGYELRRAMRHAELFSHGTPEESRRLVEALLALEKVTPEIAVKIADLRPVTRDELRAIYAKEKFSLTEEELDAILDMVRRG; this is translated from the coding sequence ATGATAGTAAAGAACGTTCTGAAAGAGGAACTGCTCACGATAGCAGAGGTGAATGCGCTTCTCAATGAGATAAGGGAGAGAAGGGCGGGCGAGCCCGAGGAGCTCGGATACGAGCTCAGGCGGGCCATGCGCCATGCAGAGCTGTTCTCCCACGGCACGCCTGAGGAGAGCAGGCGGCTCGTGGAAGCTCTCCTGGCTCTTGAGAAGGTTACCCCCGAGATAGCTGTGAAGATAGCGGACCTCAGGCCTGTGACCAGGGACGAGCTCAGGGCGATCTACGCTAAGGAGAAGTTCTCGCTGACAGAGGAAGAGCTGGACGCGATTCTCGATATGGTGCGCAGGGGGTAA
- a CDS encoding 50S ribosomal protein L21e — MPKSHGFRKNTRDKLKKSVRERGISPVVRAIQDFAVGEKVHIIIDPSIHKGVPHPKFHGRTGTVVGRRGRAYVLEVPDQNAKKIVIALPEHLAAQK, encoded by the coding sequence ATGCCCAAGTCACACGGATTTCGTAAGAACACCAGGGACAAGCTCAAGAAGAGCGTCAGGGAGAGGGGGATCTCTCCTGTGGTCAGGGCGATACAGGATTTCGCCGTTGGTGAGAAGGTTCACATAATAATAGATCCCAGCATACACAAAGGAGTGCCGCACCCGAAGTTTCATGGCAGGACCGGAACTGTGGTGGGCAGGAGAGGGAGAGCTTACGTGCTGGAGGTCCCGGATCAGAACGCAAAGAAGATCGTTATAGCCTTACCCGAGCACCTTGCTGCTCAGAAGTAG
- a CDS encoding tRNA pseudouridine(54/55) synthase Pus10: MRILRLGPICDSCFGRQFAMLGTGMTNSERGRSIKTVMAMSADLCDSEEAEVLRALAPSCRQARLRLGVEGVDETCWVCLGQMHPERLEELADRAVEALSGIECSRFLVGTFMSGILAENEELLLADGCSKHAEPMKSEINREVGKLIALKSGKQPDLSNPEVVVHIHLSDGHIEIQIQPLYIYGRYRKLQRGFPQTRWPCRVCGGKGCERCGNTGRMYQESVDELIRGPVVEAADAEDTVFHGAGREDIDARMLGSGRPFVVEVVRPRKRDLDLNALRDEINRRCSGKVEVSDLIFVDKSMVETVKNERFEKTYEAVVEISAHVDEEKLKSALSKLVGFVEQRTPTRVSHRRADKVRRRAVYSAGLEELNGQMAKITVRCDSGLYVKELISGDGGRTRPSLAELLGSDARVVELDVIDVGGVSDAQVTRIS; this comes from the coding sequence ATGAGGATCCTCCGGCTCGGACCGATATGCGACAGCTGCTTCGGCAGGCAGTTCGCCATGCTGGGTACAGGCATGACAAACAGCGAGCGCGGGCGCTCGATAAAAACTGTCATGGCGATGAGCGCAGACCTCTGCGATTCTGAGGAGGCGGAGGTGCTGCGCGCGCTCGCCCCGTCCTGCAGGCAGGCAAGGCTCAGGCTCGGGGTCGAGGGTGTGGATGAGACATGCTGGGTCTGCCTGGGGCAGATGCATCCAGAGCGCCTGGAGGAGCTCGCAGACAGAGCTGTGGAGGCTCTCAGCGGAATAGAGTGCAGCCGGTTTCTGGTCGGCACGTTCATGAGCGGCATTCTTGCTGAGAATGAGGAGCTTCTGCTCGCTGATGGCTGTTCAAAACACGCAGAGCCCATGAAGTCGGAGATCAACCGCGAGGTTGGGAAGCTCATAGCATTGAAGAGCGGGAAGCAGCCCGATCTCAGCAATCCTGAGGTTGTCGTCCATATTCACCTCTCAGACGGGCACATAGAGATCCAGATCCAGCCGCTTTACATATACGGACGTTACAGGAAACTACAGCGCGGATTTCCGCAGACGAGATGGCCCTGCAGGGTCTGCGGCGGGAAGGGCTGTGAGAGGTGCGGCAACACAGGGCGAATGTACCAGGAGTCTGTGGATGAGCTCATAAGAGGGCCGGTTGTGGAGGCCGCAGATGCTGAGGACACTGTGTTTCATGGAGCTGGAAGAGAGGATATTGATGCCAGGATGCTCGGCAGCGGCAGGCCATTTGTGGTCGAGGTCGTGCGCCCACGCAAAAGAGACCTGGATCTGAACGCGCTCAGAGACGAGATAAACAGACGGTGCAGCGGCAAGGTCGAGGTCAGCGATCTCATTTTCGTCGATAAGTCCATGGTCGAGACCGTCAAGAACGAGAGGTTCGAGAAGACCTATGAGGCCGTTGTGGAGATCTCCGCGCATGTGGATGAAGAAAAGCTTAAATCCGCCCTGTCCAAATTGGTAGGTTTTGTAGAACAGCGTACGCCAACTCGCGTCTCTCACAGAAGGGCGGATAAGGTCCGCAGGAGGGCGGTGTACAGCGCCGGGCTGGAAGAGCTGAACGGCCAGATGGCAAAAATAACCGTCCGCTGCGACAGCGGCCTCTACGTTAAGGAGCTGATATCAGGGGACGGTGGCAGGACGAGGCCCAGCCTTGCGGAGCTTCTAGGGTCAGACGCCAGGGTCGTGGAGCTGGATGTAATAGATGTAGGTGGAGTGTCCGATGCCCAAGTCACACGGATTTCGTAA